One Caldibacillus debilis DSM 16016 genomic window carries:
- a CDS encoding acetoin utilization protein AcuC produces MKDRAVFVYSDRLLAYKFHDHHPFNQKRVFLTLDLLKHCGAIGEEQIVPPRMATEEELRLVHDQTYIEAVRKAGEGRLSEEEGESFGLGTEDTPMFPNMHEAASWIVGGTLTAADAVMGGAGIHAFHPGGGLHHGFPGKASGFCIYNDCAIAIKYVREKYGAKVLYVDTDAHHGDGVQWTFYDDPNVCTVSFHETGRYLFPGTGSVYERGVGKGYGYSFNIPLDAFTEDESWLYAYRKVIMEIADFFRPDVLITQNGADAHYFDPLTHLHASTAIYREIPKLAHEIAHRYCGGRWIALGGGGYDIWRVVPRAWSFLWLEMAGLPSPAGPLPKGWVEKWQKHAPVPLPAQWDDDRSAFPVIPRKKEIEEKNRQTVERILSMIGRQK; encoded by the coding sequence ATGAAAGACCGCGCGGTTTTCGTCTACTCCGACCGGCTGCTCGCCTACAAGTTTCACGATCATCATCCCTTCAATCAAAAAAGGGTTTTCCTCACCTTGGATCTCTTGAAACATTGCGGTGCGATCGGGGAGGAACAAATCGTCCCCCCGAGGATGGCGACGGAGGAAGAGCTGAGGCTCGTCCACGACCAAACCTATATCGAAGCGGTGAGGAAAGCCGGGGAAGGCAGGCTGTCGGAGGAAGAAGGGGAAAGCTTCGGCCTCGGCACGGAGGATACCCCCATGTTCCCGAACATGCACGAAGCCGCCTCGTGGATCGTCGGGGGGACGCTGACGGCGGCGGATGCGGTCATGGGCGGGGCCGGCATCCATGCCTTTCACCCCGGGGGCGGCCTCCATCACGGTTTTCCCGGAAAAGCCTCCGGATTCTGCATATACAACGACTGTGCCATCGCCATAAAATATGTGCGGGAAAAATACGGAGCAAAAGTCCTGTATGTGGATACCGACGCCCATCACGGCGACGGCGTGCAATGGACCTTTTACGACGATCCGAACGTCTGCACCGTCTCCTTTCACGAAACGGGGCGCTACCTCTTTCCAGGGACGGGGAGCGTCTACGAGCGGGGGGTCGGGAAAGGTTACGGCTACAGCTTCAACATTCCCTTGGACGCCTTTACCGAGGATGAATCCTGGTTATACGCCTACCGGAAGGTTATCATGGAAATTGCGGATTTTTTCCGGCCGGATGTCCTGATCACCCAAAACGGAGCCGACGCCCATTATTTTGATCCGCTGACCCATCTCCACGCCTCGACGGCCATTTACCGGGAAATACCCAAGCTCGCCCACGAAATTGCCCATCGCTATTGCGGTGGGCGGTGGATCGCCCTCGGCGGCGGCGGCTACGACATCTGGCGGGTCGTTCCCCGGGCTTGGTCTTTTCTTTGGTTGGAAATGGCGGGACTTCCGTCCCCCGCCGGGCCCTTGCCGAAGGGATGGGTGGAAAAATGGCAAAAGCACGCTCCTGTCCCCCTCCCCGCCCAATGGGACGACGACCGCTCGGCCTTCCCCGTCATCCCGAGGAAAAAAGAGATCGAAGAAAAAAACCGGCAAACCGTTGAAAGGATTTTGAGCATGATCGGCCGGCAAAAATAG
- the ccpA gene encoding catabolite control protein A, which produces MNVTIYDVAREANVSMATVSRVVNGNPNVKPSTRKKVLEVIERLGYRPNAVXRGLASKKTTTVGVIIPDISNIFYAELARGIEDIATMYNYNIILSNSDQNKEKEFQLLNSMLAKQVDGLIFMSAYLTEEHLQEFKKSPVPIVLAGSSDDQSEMPSVKIDYGKAVYEAIQWFIGKGHKRIAFVSGPLHEPANQKEKVAGYRKALEEAGIPFDEELVIEGDYTYDSGIEAADKIFESEDRPTAIFVGSDEMALGVMHGIQDRGYRVPEDFEIISSDNTRLAVMIRPKLSTVVQPLYDIGAVAMRLLTKYMNKEDVDNHNVILPHHIEFRQSTK; this is translated from the coding sequence TTGAACGTAACCATTTATGATGTGGCCAGGGAAGCCAACGTATCCATGGCGACGGTATCGCGCGTCGTCAATGGAAATCCGAATGTGAAACCTTCAACAAGGAAGAAGGTTTTGGAGGTCATTGAACGGCTCGGCTATCGCCCCAACGCCGTGGNGCGGGGGCTGGCGAGCAAAAAGACGACGACGGTCGGGGTGATCATTCCCGACATCTCCAACATTTTCTATGCCGAATTGGCAAGGGGCATCGAAGATATCGCAACGATGTACAATTACAACATCATCTTGAGCAATTCGGACCAAAACAAGGAAAAGGAATTCCAGTTGCTGAATTCGATGCTGGCCAAGCAAGTGGACGGGCTTATTTTCATGAGCGCCTATTTGACCGAAGAGCATCTGCAAGAATTTAAAAAATCGCCGGTCCCCATCGTCCTTGCCGGTTCCAGCGACGATCAATCGGAAATGCCTTCGGTGAAAATCGATTACGGCAAGGCGGTTTACGAGGCGATCCAATGGTTCATCGGAAAGGGACACAAGAGAATCGCCTTCGTGAGCGGCCCCCTGCATGAACCGGCCAATCAAAAGGAAAAGGTGGCCGGTTACCGGAAGGCGTTGGAGGAAGCCGGTATTCCCTTCGATGAAGAGCTGGTGATTGAAGGGGATTACACCTATGATTCGGGAATCGAAGCGGCGGATAAGATTTTCGAATCGGAAGACAGGCCCACGGCCATTTTTGTCGGTTCCGACGAGATGGCCCTCGGGGTCATGCACGGCATTCAGGACCGCGGATATCGCGTCCCCGAAGACTTTGAGATCATTTCCTCCGACAACACAAGGCTCGCCGTGATGATCCGGCCGAAATTGTCCACGGTCGTTCAGCCGCTGTACGACATCGGCGCAGTGGCCATGCGCCTGTTGACGAAGTATATGAACAAAGAAGATGTGGACAATCACAACGTGATTTTGCCCCACCATATCGAATTCCGCCAGTCGACGAAATAA
- a CDS encoding cell division protein FtsA, producing the protein MENPKQTFALDIGTRTIVGIIWEERDNRAEIKHCIVKEHQERAMLDGQIHDITSVARVIREVKEELERKCGPLKRACVAAAGRTLKTEQAAAKMETGGRPIRKEDVIHLELMAVQKAEQQVAEKFKSASGKFFCVGYSVLYYYLDGEQIGNLVGQNGSEASVEIIATFLPKVVIDSLSSALNRAGLEMEAITLEPIAAIHVLIPPSMRRLNVALVDIGAGTSDIAVTDKGTIINYGMVPIAGDEITEAISDQFLIDFPVAEQVKIQLSTKDTVTVKDILGFELTLEKDEIIRAISPAIEQLADTIAREILRLNHQHSPKAVMLVGGGSLTPNLPELLAEKLQLPKNRVAIRQIDALENVIIPDERLRGPEFVTPIGIGISAKKNPLQYKTVFLNGQPVHLFEIKKLTVADALLASGLKISQLYGKPGLAKIIRFNGKAVAFPGKFGSPPKIFVNGEPASVDDEIREGAEITVEKGDDGEDAKITVEELMKEGKISLFVNDQEYFLFPSVEVNGKKTDKRRELKDRDIVQCRYAKTIGEALAAIGLKDLLKEAAEFSVTVNNERKRLPKFSGKILKNGAEATPETPIQAGDRVTVTRRKNPTVEELASEFHWVLKQDMPVTFNGKPVLLSKRVTFVRRDGKLLDDKDRVKSGDVLTVERAEDSPFIFQDVFRFVDYSTGDKRGNYKILRNGKEGTFQDRLTPGDKLEIIWPDQ; encoded by the coding sequence ATGGAAAATCCGAAGCAAACCTTCGCCCTCGACATCGGAACGAGAACGATTGTGGGCATCATATGGGAAGAAAGGGACAACCGGGCGGAAATCAAACATTGCATCGTGAAGGAACATCAGGAGCGGGCGATGCTCGACGGGCAGATCCATGACATTACCTCCGTCGCCCGGGTGATCCGGGAAGTGAAGGAAGAGCTGGAACGGAAGTGCGGGCCGTTAAAAAGGGCTTGCGTGGCCGCCGCGGGACGGACTTTAAAAACGGAACAGGCCGCGGCCAAGATGGAAACGGGCGGACGGCCCATCCGCAAAGAGGACGTCATCCATCTCGAACTGATGGCCGTGCAAAAGGCGGAACAACAAGTCGCGGAAAAATTCAAAAGCGCATCCGGAAAGTTTTTTTGCGTCGGTTATTCGGTCCTTTACTATTATCTGGACGGGGAACAAATCGGGAATCTGGTCGGCCAAAACGGAAGCGAAGCTTCGGTGGAGATCATCGCCACGTTTTTGCCGAAGGTCGTCATCGATTCCCTGTCCTCCGCCTTAAACCGGGCCGGTCTGGAGATGGAAGCGATCACCTTGGAGCCGATCGCGGCCATCCATGTCCTCATCCCGCCGTCCATGCGCCGACTCAACGTCGCCTTGGTCGATATCGGGGCCGGGACATCGGATATCGCCGTTACGGACAAGGGAACGATCATCAATTACGGCATGGTCCCCATCGCCGGAGACGAAATTACGGAAGCGATCAGCGACCAATTTTTGATCGATTTCCCCGTGGCCGAACAGGTCAAAATTCAGCTGTCCACCAAGGATACGGTCACCGTCAAGGATATTCTCGGCTTCGAGCTGACCTTGGAAAAGGATGAGATCATCCGGGCCATTTCCCCCGCCATCGAGCAGCTGGCGGATACGATCGCCCGCGAAATTTTGCGCTTAAACCACCAGCATTCGCCGAAGGCGGTAATGCTCGTCGGGGGAGGAAGTTTGACCCCGAATCTGCCGGAACTGCTGGCGGAAAAATTGCAACTGCCGAAAAACCGGGTGGCCATCCGGCAAATCGATGCGTTGGAAAACGTCATCATCCCCGACGAACGGTTAAGGGGGCCGGAATTTGTCACCCCGATCGGGATCGGCATCTCCGCCAAGAAAAATCCGCTGCAATATAAAACGGTTTTCTTGAACGGCCAACCCGTCCATTTATTTGAAATTAAAAAACTGACGGTGGCGGACGCCCTGCTGGCCAGCGGACTCAAAATCAGCCAACTGTACGGCAAGCCGGGGTTGGCCAAAATCATCCGTTTCAATGGCAAGGCGGTGGCATTCCCCGGGAAATTCGGCAGCCCCCCGAAAATTTTTGTCAACGGGGAACCGGCATCCGTCGACGACGAGATCCGTGAAGGGGCCGAAATCACCGTCGAAAAGGGCGACGACGGCGAAGATGCGAAAATTACCGTCGAAGAGCTGATGAAGGAAGGAAAAATCTCCCTTTTCGTAAACGATCAGGAGTATTTCCTCTTCCCTTCCGTTGAAGTGAACGGAAAAAAAACGGACAAAAGGCGGGAACTGAAGGACCGGGACATCGTCCAATGCCGCTATGCGAAAACGATCGGGGAAGCCCTCGCCGCCATCGGATTAAAGGACTTGTTGAAGGAGGCGGCGGAGTTTTCCGTCACCGTCAATAATGAACGGAAGCGCCTGCCGAAGTTTTCCGGCAAAATCCTGAAAAACGGGGCAGAGGCCACGCCCGAAACCCCGATTCAGGCGGGGGACCGGGTAACGGTCACCCGAAGGAAAAATCCGACCGTCGAAGAACTGGCATCCGAATTCCATTGGGTTTTGAAGCAAGACATGCCCGTCACCTTCAACGGAAAACCGGTCCTCCTCTCCAAAAGGGTCACCTTCGTCCGGCGGGACGGGAAATTGCTGGATGACAAGGACCGGGTGAAATCCGGCGACGTCTTGACCGTGGAGCGCGCGGAAGATTCCCCCTTCATCTTCCAGGATGTCTTCCGTTTTGTCGACTACAGCACGGGGGACAAAAGGGGGAATTACAAAATATTAAGAAACGGAAAGGAAGGAACCTTTCAGGACCGGCTAACCCCCGGAGACAAGCTGGAGATCATATGGCCGGACCAATAA
- a CDS encoding bifunctional 3-deoxy-7-phosphoheptulonate synthase/chorismate mutase, whose amino-acid sequence MNSEELDVLRKQVDEINEKILHLISERGRLVQKIGKLKHAQGINRFDPERERVMLDRLLSLNKGPFKDATIEHIFKEIFKAALELQESDQKSEMLFSRKNRKENTVVSVKGETFGDGKPHFIFGPCSVESYEQTEAVAKAVKEKGLKLFRGGAFKPRTSPYDFQGLGFEGLKILREIADKYDLAVVSEIVNPAHMEEALEYVDVIQIGARNMQNFELLKEAGRVRKPVLLKRGLAATIEEFLYAAEYILSQGNSQIILCERGIRTFERATRNTLDISAVPVLKQETHLPVIVDVTHSTGRRDLLIPAAKAALAIGADGVMAEVHPNPSVALSDARQQMDLDQFSVFMEEMEKFTKNYL is encoded by the coding sequence ATGAACAGCGAGGAACTGGATGTTTTGCGGAAACAGGTGGATGAAATCAACGAAAAGATTTTACACTTGATCAGCGAGCGGGGAAGATTGGTCCAAAAGATCGGCAAGCTCAAACATGCCCAAGGCATCAACCGTTTTGACCCGGAACGGGAAAGGGTCATGCTCGACCGCCTGCTTTCCCTGAATAAGGGCCCTTTTAAAGACGCCACCATCGAACATATTTTCAAGGAAATTTTCAAAGCGGCCCTGGAATTGCAGGAATCCGACCAGAAAAGCGAAATGCTTTTTTCCCGGAAAAACCGGAAGGAAAATACGGTCGTTTCCGTCAAAGGGGAAACCTTCGGGGACGGGAAACCCCATTTCATTTTCGGTCCTTGCTCCGTCGAATCCTACGAACAGACGGAAGCGGTGGCGAAGGCGGTCAAAGAAAAGGGGTTGAAGCTTTTCAGGGGCGGGGCTTTCAAGCCGAGGACATCCCCTTACGATTTTCAGGGGCTGGGCTTTGAGGGGCTGAAGATTTTAAGGGAGATCGCGGACAAGTACGATCTCGCCGTCGTCAGCGAAATCGTCAATCCCGCCCATATGGAGGAGGCGCTGGAATATGTGGACGTCATCCAGATCGGCGCGCGGAATATGCAAAATTTCGAATTGCTGAAGGAAGCGGGAAGGGTCCGCAAACCGGTATTATTGAAAAGGGGGCTGGCGGCGACGATCGAAGAATTTTTGTACGCCGCCGAATACATCCTTTCCCAAGGGAACAGCCAGATTATTTTGTGCGAGCGGGGAATCCGCACCTTCGAGCGGGCGACGAGAAACACGCTCGACATCTCCGCCGTCCCCGTTTTAAAACAGGAAACCCATCTCCCGGTGATCGTCGACGTTACCCATTCGACGGGGAGAAGGGATTTGCTGATACCCGCGGCGAAGGCCGCTCTCGCCATCGGGGCTGACGGGGTGATGGCGGAAGTGCATCCGAATCCGTCCGTGGCCCTGTCCGACGCCAGGCAGCAAATGGACCTCGATCAATTTTCCGTTTTTATGGAGGAAATGGAAAAATTCACGAAAAATTATCTGTGA
- a CDS encoding DUF948 domain-containing protein, translated as MEWVLSVSALLVAASFSAMAVYLILTLKSVSKTLDTLSRSLDGLKGDVEKVAKETEEVLRSTNRLIQDIHEKSESLNGVFQALGDVEKTIKGFNDSLGNFTVSVQEKLERNKDALAQVVQWSSIVLELKSKWEEVRNRKKPKKAEEKEFQS; from the coding sequence ATGGAATGGGTTTTATCCGTCAGCGCGCTGCTTGTTGCCGCAAGTTTTTCCGCAATGGCCGTTTATTTGATCCTCACCCTCAAATCCGTGTCAAAGACGCTGGACACCCTTTCCCGATCGTTGGACGGCCTTAAGGGCGATGTGGAAAAAGTGGCCAAGGAGACGGAAGAGGTCTTGCGGTCCACCAACCGGCTGATTCAGGACATCCACGAAAAGTCGGAATCGCTGAACGGTGTCTTTCAAGCGCTGGGCGACGTGGAAAAAACGATAAAAGGATTCAACGATTCCCTCGGGAATTTTACCGTATCTGTCCAGGAGAAACTGGAGAGGAACAAGGACGCATTGGCCCAGGTGGTCCAATGGAGCTCCATCGTCCTTGAGCTGAAGAGCAAATGGGAAGAAGTGAGAAACCGCAAAAAACCAAAGAAGGCTGAAGAAAAAGAATTTCAATCATAA
- a CDS encoding DUF4275 family protein, translated as MNIRKRLENRGIMVEEWMGKGEDFRRRWEGTFAGAISPQEKQSIDFGQFLWHVFSYEKLPCLEGKTAMRAFHEENRFVC; from the coding sequence ATGAACATACGAAAAAGATTAGAAAATAGAGGGATTATGGTGGAAGAATGGATGGGAAAAGGAGAAGACTTCCGCAGGCGTTGGGAAGGAACGTTTGCCGGTGCCATTAGTCCGCAGGAGAAACAGTCGATTGATTTCGGTCAGTTTTTGTGGCATGTATTCAGCTACGAAAAACTGCCTTGTCTTGAAGGGAAAACGGCGATGCGCGCGTTTCATGAGGAGAACCGATTCGTTTGTTAA
- a CDS encoding GNAT family N-acetyltransferase, whose translation MEHPKKYFSKKLELKNGKTLVIEGPVQPGHIAGLKFHEGLVAFREPEEQKEALIGIARLEEGRIIIARDEDTIVGYVTFHYPDPLERWAEEKMENLLELGAIEVAPPYRGQSVGKEMLRLAMMDEAMENYIIITTEYYWHWDLKGTGLDVWEYRKVMEKMMNAGGLVWFATDDPEICSHPANCLMVRIGKNVDRESIEKFDRLRFRNRYMY comes from the coding sequence GTGGAGCATCCGAAGAAATATTTTTCAAAAAAACTGGAACTGAAAAACGGAAAGACGTTGGTCATTGAAGGTCCCGTTCAGCCCGGGCACATCGCCGGCCTGAAATTCCATGAAGGGCTGGTGGCTTTCCGCGAACCGGAAGAACAGAAGGAAGCCCTGATCGGAATCGCCCGATTGGAAGAAGGCCGGATCATCATCGCCAGAGACGAAGATACCATCGTCGGCTACGTCACCTTCCATTATCCGGACCCGCTGGAACGATGGGCGGAAGAAAAAATGGAAAATTTATTGGAGCTGGGGGCCATTGAAGTGGCGCCTCCCTACCGCGGCCAATCCGTCGGGAAGGAAATGCTGCGGCTGGCCATGATGGACGAGGCGATGGAAAATTACATTATCATCACGACGGAATATTACTGGCACTGGGATTTGAAGGGAACCGGGCTGGACGTTTGGGAATACCGGAAGGTGATGGAAAAAATGATGAACGCGGGCGGGCTCGTATGGTTTGCCACCGATGATCCGGAGATCTGTTCCCACCCGGCAAACTGTCTGATGGTCCGCATCGGAAAAAACGTGGACCGGGAATCCATCGAAAAATTCGACAGGCTCCGTTTCCGGAACCGGTACATGTACTGA
- a CDS encoding acetoin utilization AcuB family protein, which produces MLVEDMMVKDVHTLKETDPIERALRLMKEKKIRHIPVVDGEKRVIGIVTDRDIRSAVPSVFYSREHEEVFQMPVKSIMKRDVITVHPLDFVEDAAVVLFENRIGCLPVVKENRLVGIITQTDVLEAFIQLVGANQPGSRIEVRVPNRAGMLHEVAGLIREHHVNIHSVLVYPDKKGSDDKILVFRLGTMNPRPIADKIREKGFAVLWPVPPEMKS; this is translated from the coding sequence ATGCTCGTTGAAGATATGATGGTCAAAGACGTCCACACGTTAAAAGAAACCGATCCGATCGAAAGGGCCCTTCGGTTGATGAAGGAAAAGAAGATCCGCCACATCCCCGTCGTAGACGGCGAAAAACGGGTGATCGGGATCGTCACGGACCGGGATATCCGGTCGGCCGTCCCGTCGGTTTTTTATTCGCGGGAACATGAAGAAGTGTTCCAAATGCCGGTGAAAAGCATCATGAAACGGGATGTCATCACCGTCCACCCCCTCGATTTTGTCGAAGACGCCGCGGTCGTCCTGTTTGAAAATCGAATCGGCTGCCTGCCCGTTGTCAAGGAAAACCGCCTGGTCGGCATCATCACCCAGACGGATGTGCTCGAGGCCTTCATTCAGCTGGTCGGCGCCAACCAGCCGGGAAGCCGCATCGAAGTCCGGGTCCCGAATCGGGCGGGGATGCTCCATGAAGTGGCCGGTCTGATCCGGGAACATCACGTGAACATTCACAGCGTGCTCGTCTATCCGGACAAAAAGGGCAGCGACGATAAGATTCTCGTTTTCCGGCTCGGAACCATGAATCCCCGTCCGATCGCGGACAAAATCCGCGAAAAGGGGTTCGCTGTCCTTTGGCCCGTTCCCCCGGAGATGAAATCATGA
- a CDS encoding M20/M25/M40 family metallo-hydrolase — MEKWTKLMIRHGFHPEDAETGITSQWLAQTFAALIQRHQHLDTISETDWMEALQQTAKQMVLRNHDIPGRETLVDPTKNELPLIQIDPYVRGIVRWLNMMHIYTVNSCDGEGVRPATIYFLEDLSVQQLAIIRACTPQQIRIKAEKRKATLFYQRGHIDDLLTMAERLYNVWRNPELLMAYRLETFKHRLYSLLSINGRSGRETMIRQMLYGRLRQKTDWCQIDAYGNLLAAVYCGNGPTILLSAHMDTVRPFSPKRTIIESGTVLSSSRGILGADDRAGIAVILEILDVIRHSRFQGTLKIAFTVEEEIGCLGSRHIDPTFLQDVDTAIVVDRRGTRDIVTSYAGIVPFCPDEYGRIFETAGALAGMPDWKMTHGGLSDAKVFAEFGIPSVNLSVGYEHEHTEFETLDYKATLETVLLLETVLENNMIAEKLVAICNKS, encoded by the coding sequence ATGGAAAAATGGACGAAACTCATGATTCGGCACGGATTTCATCCGGAAGATGCGGAAACAGGAATAACATCACAATGGCTTGCGCAAACATTCGCAGCGCTCATCCAACGGCACCAGCACCTTGACACCATTTCCGAAACGGACTGGATGGAAGCGCTCCAGCAAACCGCTAAGCAAATGGTTTTGCGCAATCATGACATTCCAGGAAGAGAAACGCTGGTCGACCCGACGAAAAACGAACTTCCTCTCATTCAAATCGATCCGTACGTCCGCGGCATCGTCCGCTGGCTGAATATGATGCATATTTACACTGTTAACAGCTGCGACGGAGAGGGAGTTCGCCCGGCAACGATTTATTTTCTCGAAGACTTATCCGTCCAGCAGCTCGCCATCATCCGGGCTTGCACCCCGCAGCAAATTCGAATTAAAGCGGAAAAAAGAAAAGCAACCTTATTCTATCAGCGTGGACACATCGATGACCTTTTGACGATGGCCGAACGGTTATACAACGTCTGGCGGAATCCGGAGCTGCTGATGGCGTACCGTTTAGAAACATTCAAACACCGCCTATACTCCCTTCTTTCCATCAATGGAAGAAGCGGCAGGGAAACGATGATTCGGCAAATGTTATATGGACGTCTTCGCCAAAAAACCGATTGGTGCCAAATCGATGCTTACGGAAACTTGCTTGCCGCGGTTTATTGCGGAAACGGCCCGACGATTCTGCTGTCCGCCCATATGGATACGGTTCGCCCGTTTTCACCGAAACGTACGATTATCGAAAGTGGAACCGTACTAAGCAGCTCGCGCGGCATCTTAGGAGCCGACGACCGCGCGGGAATCGCGGTCATCTTAGAAATACTTGATGTCATTCGCCATTCCCGCTTCCAAGGAACACTGAAAATCGCCTTCACCGTCGAAGAAGAAATCGGCTGCCTCGGCTCGCGCCATATCGATCCAACATTTTTGCAAGACGTCGACACCGCGATTGTCGTAGACCGCCGCGGAACGCGCGACATCGTCACTTCTTACGCCGGCATCGTACCGTTTTGCCCTGACGAATATGGCCGCATTTTCGAAACAGCCGGAGCGCTCGCCGGCATGCCCGACTGGAAAATGACCCATGGCGGACTAAGCGACGCCAAAGTATTCGCCGAATTCGGCATTCCATCCGTCAACTTATCCGTCGGCTACGAGCATGAACATACCGAATTCGAAACGCTCGACTACAAAGCAACTCTTGAAACGGTGCTTCTGCTTGAAACAGTGTTGGAAAACAACATGATTGCCGAAAAACTCGTTGCAATATGTAATAAGAGTTAA
- a CDS encoding tetratricopeptide repeat protein, with protein MEEYEFFPLQEERRLLAELREEKDRKRREKIESELIHLYVRFGEHFKMSNAPDPQLAKKYLQKALKFKPSHPVANYRLAHICYNEGRYAEAAYHFHRALSGKRGESLNDTQAMLSHMLLVNCGIFLASNALKQMEKMEARPYDEETVDRYRQAIFLHRIEDFHRAFYRIITPESDEIVTEETYFSEQERFSLHEVMLCLSDGFVVRYAGELVELEYQSFYALATILHSERPMTGEDVRKMLFQSFFGRDVTDAAVRKMFERLRARIPFWDDIIETTRIGNKAARRRKQGVSYRIFCRASDIFPWE; from the coding sequence GTGGAAGAGTACGAGTTTTTTCCGCTTCAAGAAGAACGCCGCTTGCTTGCGGAGTTGAGAGAAGAAAAAGATCGAAAGCGGCGTGAGAAAATCGAAAGCGAATTGATCCATTTGTACGTTCGTTTTGGCGAGCATTTTAAAATGTCGAACGCTCCTGATCCGCAGCTGGCGAAGAAGTACTTGCAAAAAGCGTTAAAGTTCAAGCCAAGCCATCCGGTTGCCAATTATCGGTTGGCACATATTTGCTATAACGAAGGAAGATACGCCGAAGCGGCGTACCATTTTCATCGGGCACTTTCAGGAAAGAGGGGCGAGTCTCTTAATGACACGCAGGCGATGCTAAGCCATATGCTTCTTGTCAATTGCGGCATTTTTCTCGCGTCGAATGCGCTAAAGCAAATGGAAAAGATGGAAGCAAGGCCGTATGATGAAGAAACGGTCGATCGCTATCGCCAAGCGATTTTTCTCCATCGCATTGAAGATTTTCACCGCGCGTTTTATCGCATTATTACACCGGAAAGCGACGAAATTGTAACAGAGGAAACCTATTTTTCCGAGCAGGAGCGGTTTTCGCTGCATGAGGTGATGCTTTGCCTCAGCGACGGTTTTGTCGTTCGTTACGCAGGCGAGTTGGTGGAGCTCGAATACCAATCGTTTTATGCGCTTGCGACAATTCTGCATAGCGAACGGCCGATGACTGGGGAAGACGTCCGCAAAATGTTGTTTCAATCGTTTTTTGGCAGAGACGTTACCGATGCCGCCGTTCGGAAGATGTTTGAGCGGCTGCGCGCGCGCATTCCGTTCTGGGATGATATCATTGAAACGACGAGAATAGGAAACAAAGCGGCGCGGCGCCGCAAACAAGGCGTTTCGTATCGGATTTTTTGCCGCGCGAGCGATATATTTCCTTGGGAGTAG
- a CDS encoding YtxH domain-containing protein, with protein sequence MGEEVKNGKSRLGSFLGGALFGALVGSVAALIFAPKSGRELRGDIQEQFTAAKEKTSQVKDTVVQKGNEWKSIALDATSKVTRSLKEQSNELLDKVQSLTKKSGESLEEALEDAKEAIGKIGEEIDRKLEALKEGKREEPQEEAREESR encoded by the coding sequence GTGGGGGAAGAAGTGAAAAACGGGAAATCCCGTCTCGGCTCCTTCCTTGGCGGGGCTCTGTTCGGCGCGCTGGTGGGATCGGTTGCCGCCCTCATCTTCGCTCCGAAATCCGGGAGGGAATTGCGGGGCGATATCCAGGAACAATTCACCGCGGCCAAGGAAAAAACGAGCCAGGTGAAAGACACGGTCGTCCAAAAGGGAAACGAATGGAAATCCATCGCCCTCGATGCCACCTCGAAGGTAACCCGTTCCTTGAAGGAACAATCCAACGAATTGCTGGATAAGGTCCAATCCCTGACCAAGAAGTCGGGGGAATCGCTCGAGGAGGCCCTGGAGGATGCAAAGGAAGCGATTGGGAAGATCGGAGAGGAAATCGACCGCAAATTGGAGGCATTGAAGGAAGGAAAGCGGGAAGAACCGCAGGAAGAGGCGCGGGAAGAAAGTCGGTAA